One window of Haemorhous mexicanus isolate bHaeMex1 chromosome 16, bHaeMex1.pri, whole genome shotgun sequence genomic DNA carries:
- the LOC132334756 gene encoding olfactory receptor 14A16-like encodes MSNSSSISHFLLLALADMRQLQLLHFCLLLGISLAALLGNGLIISAVACGHHLHTPMFFFLLNLALTDLGSICTTVPKAMHNSLWDTRNISYKGCAAQLFFFLFFISTEYFLLTIMCYDRYVSICKPLHHGTLLGSRACAHMAAAAWASAFLYSLMHTANTFSLPLCHGNALGQFFCEIPQILKLSCSKSNLREHGLLTVSVCLVLGCFVFIVFSYVQIFRAVLRIPSEQGQHKAFSTCLPHLAVVSLFVITVMFAYLKPPSMSSPSLDLALSVLYSVVPPALNPLIYSLRNQELKAAVWRLMTGWLQKH; translated from the coding sequence atgtccaacagcagctccatcagccacttcctcctgctggcactggcagacatgcggcagctgcagctcctgcacttctgcctcttgctgggcatctccctggctgccctcctgggcaacggcctcatcatcagcgccgtagcctgcggccaccacctgcacacgcccatgttcttcttcctgctcaacctggccctcactgacctgggctccatctgcaccactgtccccaaagccatgcacaattccctttGGGACACCAGGAACATCTCCTACAAAGGAtgtgctgcccagctctttttctttctgttcttcatcTCAACAGAGTATTtcctcctgaccatcatgtgctacgaccgctacgtgtccatctgcaaacccctgcaccacgggaccctcctgggcagcagagcttgtgcccacatggcagcagctgcctgggccagtgcctttctctatTCACTGATGCACAcggccaatacattttccctgcccctgtgccatggcaatgccctgggccagttcttctgtgaaatcccccagatcctcaagctctcctgctccaaatccAACCTCAGGGAACATGGGCTCCTAACAGTTAGTGTCTGTTTGGTActtggttgttttgtgttcattgttttctcctatgtgcagatcttcagggccgtgctgaggatcccctctgagcagggacagcacaaagccttttccacctgcctccctcacttGGCTGTGGTCTCCCTTTTTGTCATTACTGTCATGTTTGCCTACCTGAAGCCACCCTCCatgtcctccccatccctggatctggccctgtcagttctgtactcagtggtgcctccagccctgaaccccctcatctacagcctgaggaaccaggagctcaaggctgcagtgtggagactGATGACTGGATGGCTTCAGAAACATTAA